The Orcinus orca chromosome 16, mOrcOrc1.1, whole genome shotgun sequence genome includes a window with the following:
- the LOC101282688 gene encoding protein FAM209: protein MAFYHSPASLFIALWKFRYFPLSPTPRQPLRASLSSALKSSHWPELVLAQGLCDITNRPAQPWFPVSGCKGRPTHHEPLCPPSLLTMRTLKWFLLFPLCLSCGYAFTFSSLRDKAREPQEKAPCGARFRIRQSLPEHAQGWLASKWLWPFFVVVLYVMLKFRGDSETGKEQKNPPAPRGYSLRSPTKKNQNASPSEDHAFNILTQLEMDLVKFMSKVQNLKAAMATGGNLKLLNSEMPAAPHNNITIYEIWGEEDSE from the exons ATGGCCTTCTATCACTCCCCCGCCTCTCTTTTTATTGCCCTCTGGAAATTTCGCTATTTCCCTTTAAGCCCTACTCCCAGGCAACCCCTGCGAGCCTCTTTATCCTCTGCCCTGAAGTCATCACATTGGCCAGAGCTGGTTCTGGCTCAGGGCCTTTGTGACATCACCAaccgcccagcccagccctggttCCCAGTCTCCGGGTGCAAGGGCAGACCAACCCACCATGAGCCACTTTGTCCCCCATCTCTGCTCACCATGCGGACACTGAAATGGTTCTTGCTCTTTCCTCTGTGCCTCTCCTGCGGCTATGCCTTTACGTTTTCTTCTCTGAGAGATAAAGCCAGAGAACCCCAGGAGAAGGCGCCTTGCGGAGCGCGCTTTCGAATTCGGCAGAGTCTCCCAGAGCACGCCCAAGGCTGGCTTGCGAGCAAGTGGCTCTGGCCTTTCTTTGTTGTCGTGCTGTATGTGATGCTAAAGTTTCGAGGAGATAGTGAGACGGGTAAG GAGCAGAAGAATCCTCCGGCCCCTCGAGGCTATTCATTACGCTCtccaacaaagaaaaatcaaaatgcttCCCCCAGCGAAGACCATGCATTCAATATCCTAACCCAGCTCGAGATGGACCTTGTGAAATTCATGTCCAAGGTGCAGAATCTGAAAGCCGCCATGGCAACAGGCGGTAACCTCAAGCTTCTCAACTCAGAGATGCCTGCAGCCCCACACAATAATATTACAATATATGAGATATGGGGAGAAGAAGACTCCGAGTGA